The following are encoded together in the Clostridium sp. BJN0013 genome:
- a CDS encoding beta-ketoacyl-ACP synthase III: MNKVKISGVGSYVPPKILDNNDLSLIVDTNDEWIRCRTGIRQRRISLGENTSDMATKAAVNAIKSANIKVEDIDLIVLATATPDNFIPSTACIVQKNIKAINATCFDISAACSGFIYGLDIGTQFIRSGRFKIALVIGAETLSKILNWQDRSTCILFGDGAAAAILQRGGQESILSIYTGSDGFKGDALTCPAIPVNNPYVDVVPDFHKSVVEMDGKGIFKFAVKILAKTVKILLKQGNCTLEEIKYIIPHQANYRIIECAAKILKTNMSKFYINLDLYGNTSAASVGIALDEVYKKNLVKKGDKVLIIGFGGGLTYGGLLINVI, from the coding sequence ATGAATAAAGTAAAAATTTCAGGTGTAGGAAGTTATGTTCCACCTAAGATTTTAGATAATAATGACTTGTCTTTAATAGTAGATACCAATGATGAATGGATAAGATGTAGAACTGGAATAAGACAAAGGAGAATATCACTGGGAGAAAACACTTCAGATATGGCGACAAAAGCAGCTGTAAATGCTATAAAAAGTGCAAATATAAAAGTGGAAGATATTGATCTTATAGTACTTGCAACGGCTACACCAGATAATTTTATACCTTCTACAGCCTGTATAGTACAAAAGAATATTAAAGCTATTAATGCTACTTGTTTTGATATATCTGCAGCTTGTTCCGGATTTATATATGGATTGGATATTGGAACACAATTTATACGTTCAGGAAGATTTAAAATAGCTCTTGTAATAGGAGCTGAAACTCTTTCTAAAATACTTAACTGGCAAGATAGAAGTACCTGTATTTTATTTGGGGATGGGGCTGCTGCTGCTATTTTGCAAAGAGGTGGTCAAGAGAGTATACTTTCTATATATACAGGTTCAGATGGATTTAAAGGAGATGCTCTCACATGCCCTGCAATACCGGTAAATAATCCTTATGTAGATGTTGTACCGGATTTTCATAAAAGTGTAGTGGAAATGGATGGAAAGGGAATATTTAAATTTGCAGTAAAGATTTTAGCGAAAACTGTAAAAATTTTACTTAAGCAGGGAAATTGTACTTTAGAAGAAATTAAGTACATAATTCCTCATCAAGCAAATTATAGAATAATAGAATGTGCTGCTAAAATATTGAAAACAAATATGAGTAAATTTTATATTAATTTGGATTTATATGGGAATACATCTGCGGCCAGTGTAGGAATAGCTTTAGATGAAGTATATAAAAAGAATTTAGTAAAAAAGGGAGACAAAGTTCTTATTATAGGTTTTGGGGGAGGATTAACTTATGGCGGATTATTGATTAATGTAATCTAG
- a CDS encoding NAD(P)/FAD-dependent oxidoreductase: MFHEIMIIGAGASGIMASITAKDNGKDVGILESQKRIGQKLLSTGNGRCNITNRNINYSRYHSKNPDFFKDTLDNFTLNDTIKFFNSLGLPLTTLENGKMYPLSLQASSVLDILKMALEDRDIPIYLNSEVKDVIPTKKYFKIFCQDEIYECKKIILCTGGKSAPNTGSNGSGFNICKKLGHNIIHPIPALVQLKLDYNRLKALSGVKFNGSVNLLIDNKIKEKDEGELLFTDYGISGPPILNISGTASYNLLNKRLVELEIDMLPNFNKEALIEFLENHWGIFNYRSIYNSLIGIINKKVIPILLNEATVKNIHKPCDELTWREKNNIYKLIKSWKFKVYDTNSFKNSQVTSGGIDLCEINPKTLESKKIKNLYFAGEVLDVYGDCGGFNLQWAWSSGFMTGKSAAEK; this comes from the coding sequence TTGTTTCATGAAATAATGATAATTGGTGCTGGTGCTTCCGGTATAATGGCTTCAATTACTGCAAAAGACAATGGAAAAGATGTAGGAATTCTAGAATCACAAAAAAGAATTGGGCAAAAATTATTATCAACTGGAAATGGTAGATGTAATATAACTAATAGAAATATAAATTATTCTAGGTATCACAGTAAAAATCCTGATTTTTTTAAGGATACTTTAGATAATTTTACTCTAAATGATACAATTAAATTTTTTAATTCTCTAGGATTACCCCTTACAACTTTAGAAAACGGTAAGATGTATCCACTTTCACTTCAAGCGTCCTCTGTACTAGACATACTAAAGATGGCTCTTGAAGATAGAGATATTCCTATTTATTTAAATTCTGAAGTTAAAGATGTTATTCCTACTAAAAAATATTTTAAAATATTTTGTCAGGATGAAATATATGAATGCAAAAAAATTATTTTATGTACTGGAGGTAAATCCGCTCCTAATACTGGATCTAATGGTTCTGGTTTTAATATATGTAAAAAATTAGGTCATAACATAATTCACCCTATTCCTGCTCTGGTACAGTTAAAGCTGGACTACAATCGCTTAAAAGCCCTTTCAGGAGTGAAATTTAATGGCAGTGTAAACTTACTGATAGATAATAAAATAAAAGAAAAGGATGAAGGTGAATTACTATTTACTGATTATGGGATATCAGGTCCTCCTATACTGAATATAAGCGGCACGGCCTCTTATAATTTGCTCAATAAAAGGTTAGTTGAACTAGAAATTGATATGCTTCCAAACTTCAATAAAGAGGCATTAATAGAGTTTTTAGAAAATCATTGGGGAATTTTTAATTATAGAAGTATCTACAATTCTTTAATAGGAATAATAAATAAAAAAGTAATACCTATACTTTTAAATGAAGCTACGGTAAAAAATATCCATAAGCCCTGTGATGAATTAACCTGGAGAGAGAAAAATAATATATATAAATTAATTAAATCCTGGAAGTTCAAAGTATATGATACCAATTCCTTTAAAAATTCACAAGTTACTTCTGGTGGTATTGATTTATGCGAAATAAACCCAAAAACCCTAGAGTCTAAAAAGATAAAAAATTTGTATTTTGCTGGAGAAGTATTAGATGTATATGGAGATTGTGGCGGTTTTAATCTACAATGGGCCTGGAGTTCTGGATTTATGACAGGAAAAAGTGCTGCTGAAAAATAA
- a CDS encoding ATP-binding protein produces the protein MIKSYHSNITKIYENIRQKNEQTLNLRKEEIRKTVPEVLDIENQIGKLCIKLSINILNNVKYKDKYLRELKEKIRNLRRKKAELMLANNYPVNYLDMIYKCSKCKDTGFIGTKKCLCYKQKLIKLYYNNSDLMNILSKNNFDNFNFRLYSPLKNEGEPTSPRKNIEKIASTSWKYIENFSSSKENLLFYGNPGTGKTFLSNCIAKELLDRGFLVVYRTSEALIQDLKSIRFKENNKLEDLIINCDLLIIDDLGSEQITDFSKTELFNLINRKLLKQNKMLISTNCDLEELLKCYSERISSRLLGEFKLFKFFGEDIRIRKNIKSKNLK, from the coding sequence ATGATTAAAAGCTATCACTCAAATATAACAAAAATTTATGAAAATATAAGACAAAAAAATGAACAAACTTTAAACTTAAGAAAAGAAGAGATCAGAAAAACTGTTCCTGAAGTACTAGATATTGAAAATCAGATAGGAAAACTTTGTATAAAATTATCAATAAATATATTAAATAATGTAAAATACAAAGACAAATATTTAAGGGAGCTTAAAGAAAAAATTAGAAATCTAAGGAGAAAAAAAGCTGAACTTATGTTAGCCAATAATTACCCTGTAAATTATCTAGACATGATTTACAAATGCAGCAAATGTAAAGATACTGGATTCATAGGTACTAAAAAATGTCTATGCTATAAGCAAAAATTAATCAAATTATATTACAACAATTCTGATTTGATGAATATACTAAGTAAAAATAATTTCGATAATTTTAATTTTCGATTATATTCCCCTTTAAAAAATGAAGGAGAACCAACCAGCCCTAGAAAAAATATAGAAAAAATAGCTTCTACATCATGGAAATACATAGAAAATTTTTCTTCTTCTAAAGAAAATTTATTATTTTACGGAAATCCAGGAACTGGAAAAACTTTTTTATCAAATTGCATAGCAAAAGAACTATTGGACAGAGGATTTTTAGTGGTCTATAGAACTTCTGAAGCTTTAATTCAAGATTTAAAAAGCATACGATTTAAAGAAAATAATAAATTAGAAGATCTTATAATAAATTGCGATCTATTAATAATAGACGATTTAGGTTCAGAACAGATAACAGATTTTTCCAAGACAGAATTGTTCAATCTTATAAATAGAAAATTACTAAAACAAAATAAAATGCTTATATCTACTAATTGTGATTTGGAAGAACTTTTAAAGTGTTATTCAGAAAGAATTTCCTCTAGATTATTAGGTGAGTTTAAACTATTTAAATTCTTCGGAGAAGACATAAGAATCCGAAAAAATATAAAAAGCAAAAATTTAAAATAA
- a CDS encoding NAD(P)H-dependent flavin oxidoreductase — protein MKLPSLIIGDLKANIPIIQGGMGVGISGYSLAQAVANEGGVGVISTVQIGYRESDFETNHKEANIRALRKEIRKARELSPRGIIGVNIMVAISEYDEMVKASVEEKADIIISGAGLPLNLPKLVEGSSIKIAPIVSSGKAASIIIRNWLKKYSKMPDALVVEGPEAGGHLGFHLKQLQEGKESLEDIVVEVIKVVRTFENGDNIPVIAAGGIYTGCDIVKFLKLGASGVQMGTRFVATEECDAHINFKNAYINVKKEDIGIIKSPVGLPGRAIRNKFIKQTEVTDVITSDKCYNCLKKCNPAKTPYCISKALINSVKGNVEDGLVFIGSNGYRVNKIVKVKELIKQLIEEAKRC, from the coding sequence ATGAAATTACCTTCATTGATTATAGGAGATTTAAAGGCTAATATACCTATTATTCAAGGTGGGATGGGCGTGGGGATTTCCGGATATAGTTTAGCACAGGCAGTAGCAAATGAAGGTGGCGTGGGTGTGATCTCTACAGTTCAAATAGGCTATAGAGAATCAGATTTTGAAACTAATCATAAGGAAGCAAATATTAGAGCTCTAAGAAAAGAAATAAGAAAAGCCAGGGAGTTAAGTCCAAGAGGCATAATTGGAGTAAATATAATGGTAGCCATAAGTGAGTATGATGAAATGGTAAAAGCCTCTGTGGAAGAGAAGGCAGATATAATAATATCTGGGGCTGGTCTACCGCTTAATTTACCTAAGCTAGTTGAGGGAAGTTCTATAAAGATAGCTCCTATAGTTTCTTCTGGGAAAGCCGCATCTATTATAATTAGAAATTGGCTTAAAAAATATTCCAAAATGCCAGATGCACTTGTGGTAGAAGGTCCTGAAGCAGGTGGACATCTTGGATTTCATTTAAAACAGCTTCAAGAAGGTAAAGAGTCACTGGAGGATATAGTGGTAGAAGTTATTAAGGTTGTAAGAACTTTTGAGAATGGAGATAATATTCCAGTTATAGCTGCTGGTGGTATATATACAGGATGTGATATTGTAAAATTTTTAAAACTAGGAGCAAGTGGGGTTCAGATGGGAACACGTTTTGTAGCTACTGAAGAATGTGATGCACATATAAACTTCAAAAATGCCTATATAAATGTAAAAAAAGAAGATATAGGTATAATAAAAAGCCCTGTAGGACTTCCAGGAAGGGCTATAAGAAATAAATTCATAAAGCAAACGGAAGTTACTGATGTAATTACTTCTGATAAATGTTATAATTGCTTAAAAAAGTGTAATCCTGCCAAAACACCCTACTGCATATCTAAAGCTTTAATCAATTCAGTTAAAGGAAATGTTGAGGATGGACTTGTATTTATAGGAAGTAATGGGTATAGAGTAAATAAAATTGTAAAGGTTAAGGAACTTATAAAGCAGCTTATAGAAGAAGCAAAAAGATGCTGA
- a CDS encoding acyl-[acyl-carrier-protein] thioesterase: MEKSTFEKEYEVQYYEIDFKGRLLVTSLINYFGDIATKHSQVIGGSLEYLKEKGIAWVLYKWNIHIDRYPHYGEKITVRTKACSFKKFYAYRTFEVLDKEGNIIAGADSVWILIDIDRRKILRITEDMYEMYGISEKNKELLYVKKIKLPKKFSIEKSFKVRYSDIDTNRHVNNVKYVDWMIETIPLDIVLNYSIKNLNITYEKEALYGENITIYTELKKQDEGYISLHEIVDKEGKKLSAIEAVLQKK, translated from the coding sequence TTGGAAAAATCAACTTTTGAAAAAGAATATGAGGTTCAATATTATGAAATAGATTTTAAGGGAAGATTACTTGTAACAAGTCTTATAAATTATTTTGGAGATATAGCTACAAAACATTCTCAGGTCATAGGAGGGAGTCTTGAGTATTTAAAAGAGAAAGGTATAGCTTGGGTTCTCTACAAGTGGAATATACATATAGATAGATACCCCCATTATGGTGAAAAAATTACTGTGAGAACTAAAGCTTGCTCTTTTAAAAAGTTCTATGCCTATAGAACTTTTGAGGTTTTGGATAAAGAAGGTAATATTATAGCTGGTGCAGACTCTGTGTGGATTTTAATAGATATTGATAGACGTAAAATACTTAGAATAACTGAAGATATGTATGAAATGTATGGTATAAGCGAAAAAAATAAGGAATTATTGTATGTCAAAAAAATAAAGTTACCGAAAAAATTTTCCATAGAAAAAAGTTTTAAAGTAAGATACAGTGACATAGATACTAATAGGCATGTTAATAATGTTAAATATGTGGATTGGATGATAGAAACTATTCCTTTAGATATAGTACTTAACTATTCTATAAAAAATTTAAACATAACTTATGAAAAAGAAGCTCTGTATGGTGAAAATATAACAATATACACTGAATTAAAGAAACAAGATGAAGGGTACATATCTCTACATGAAATTGTAGATAAAGAAGGTAAAAAGTTATCTGCTATAGAAGCTGTTTTACAAAAAAAATAA
- a CDS encoding MarR family winged helix-turn-helix transcriptional regulator: MSKGINVINELMVDIFNDILEIEQRALQYTAFDDLSITEIHTIEAIGMYKPRKMTEVACQLDITLGTLTKAVDQLVKKEYALRRRSQEDRRIVYIQLTKKGKLAFRVHHKFHSDMVKETIRGFTEEDERILIKSLEKLNNFFKSKYNLKIKLKENNNE; this comes from the coding sequence GTGAGCAAGGGTATAAATGTTATAAATGAATTAATGGTAGACATTTTTAACGATATTTTAGAAATAGAACAAAGGGCTCTTCAATATACAGCATTTGATGATTTATCTATTACAGAAATACATACCATAGAAGCCATAGGTATGTATAAGCCCAGAAAAATGACTGAAGTTGCCTGTCAGTTAGACATAACACTAGGTACCTTAACTAAAGCTGTAGATCAACTAGTGAAGAAGGAATATGCCCTCAGAAGGCGCAGTCAGGAAGATAGAAGAATTGTATATATACAGTTAACTAAAAAGGGGAAACTTGCCTTTAGAGTACATCATAAGTTTCATTCTGACATGGTTAAAGAAACTATAAGAGGATTTACAGAAGAAGATGAGAGGATCTTAATTAAATCATTAGAAAAACTTAATAATTTCTTTAAATCAAAGTATAATCTTAAAATTAAACTAAAGGAGAATAATAATGAATAA
- the fabD gene encoding ACP S-malonyltransferase: MGKIAFLFSGQGAQYLGMGIDLFKNMDVCKKIFQDADDTLGFSISNICFEGPEEDLNRTENTQPAILTTSIAALRALESFDIKADITAGLSLGEYSALVCSGIIGFKEAVALVKKRGKYMQEAVPEGMGTMAAIMGLNYSDVEKICNDCSYLGTVELSNINCPGQVVIGGEIEAVKAACSIAKDNGALKVVELTVSGPFHTSMLKTAAEKLEKELKNVYMGQCSIPVVTNVTGEIVQKVQDIKPYLKKQVMSTVLFEKSINTMMEFGVDTFVEIGPGRVLSGFVKKVNRKVLTLNVQDIKSLNSTVEKLKNR, from the coding sequence ATGGGTAAAATAGCATTTTTATTTTCGGGTCAGGGAGCACAATATTTAGGTATGGGAATAGATCTCTTTAAAAATATGGATGTATGTAAAAAGATATTTCAAGATGCAGATGATACATTAGGGTTTTCCATAAGTAATATATGTTTTGAAGGTCCTGAAGAAGATTTAAATAGAACTGAAAATACTCAACCTGCAATTTTAACAACCAGTATAGCGGCTTTAAGAGCCTTAGAAAGTTTTGATATTAAGGCTGATATCACTGCTGGGCTGAGTCTGGGAGAATATTCAGCTCTTGTATGCAGTGGTATTATTGGATTCAAGGAAGCTGTGGCTTTAGTGAAAAAAAGAGGGAAATATATGCAAGAGGCAGTTCCAGAAGGTATGGGTACTATGGCTGCTATTATGGGATTAAATTATTCAGATGTGGAAAAAATATGTAATGACTGCAGCTATTTAGGAACAGTAGAACTTTCAAACATTAATTGTCCAGGTCAAGTTGTAATTGGAGGAGAAATAGAAGCAGTGAAAGCTGCCTGCAGCATAGCTAAGGATAATGGAGCACTTAAGGTAGTAGAACTTACTGTTAGTGGACCTTTTCATACATCTATGTTGAAAACTGCTGCAGAAAAATTAGAAAAAGAACTAAAAAATGTATATATGGGTCAGTGTTCTATTCCAGTTGTAACAAATGTAACTGGAGAAATAGTCCAAAAAGTTCAAGATATAAAACCTTATCTGAAAAAACAGGTCATGAGTACAGTACTTTTTGAAAAAAGTATAAATACCATGATGGAATTCGGAGTGGATACTTTTGTAGAAATAGGTCCTGGAAGAGTATTAAGTGGATTTGTAAAAAAAGTAAATAGAAAGGTTCTTACGTTGAATGTTCAAGACATTAAATCCTTAAACAGTACTGTGGAAAAATTAAAGAATAGATAG
- a CDS encoding CoA-binding protein codes for MVASEFLNYKNWVVAGNVANNKKYAFKILNSLKDNEFNVAGVNPKSFEGGAYKSLAEVPFSINVLDLCINPAIGIHVVKEASKLGIDKILIQPGAESDEILSFCNNNRINFVEGCALVELSRR; via the coding sequence ATGGTAGCTTCTGAATTTTTGAATTATAAAAATTGGGTGGTAGCTGGTAATGTGGCTAATAATAAAAAATATGCTTTTAAGATATTGAATTCGCTAAAAGATAATGAATTTAATGTAGCAGGGGTAAACCCTAAAAGTTTTGAAGGAGGTGCTTATAAATCTTTGGCAGAGGTGCCTTTTAGTATAAATGTACTAGATTTATGTATAAATCCTGCAATAGGAATACATGTGGTTAAGGAAGCCAGTAAATTGGGAATAGATAAAATATTAATACAACCTGGCGCAGAAAGTGATGAAATATTGAGTTTTTGTAATAATAATAGAATAAATTTTGTAGAGGGATGTGCACTTGTTGAACTTTCCCGAAGATAG
- a CDS encoding acyl carrier protein encodes MIFNKIRKIIAEQLDLDEKNIIVNTSFEELKIDSLELFQIIIEIEEEFEIQIEDAESIKTVQDAIKIVEEKIKN; translated from the coding sequence ATGATTTTTAATAAGATAAGAAAAATTATAGCAGAACAGCTTGACTTAGATGAGAAGAATATAATTGTGAATACTTCTTTTGAAGAACTCAAAATAGATTCACTGGAATTATTTCAAATAATAATTGAAATAGAAGAAGAATTTGAGATTCAAATAGAAGATGCTGAATCAATAAAAACTGTTCAGGATGCAATAAAAATTGTAGAGGAAAAAATTAAAAATTAA
- a CDS encoding adenylosuccinate synthase — MSAFIVLGSQWGDEGKGKMTDYLAKDVDVVVRFQGGNNAGHTVKVGDNEYKLHIIPSGILYKDKVNIIGNGVVLDPEALFQEIDYLEKVGVDISPENLIVSDRAQLIMPYHKVLDGIKERSRGKKDIGTTGKGIGPCYTDKMERSGIRVCDLINEDVFKENLKENLKIKNDIITKVYGEKTLDFDSICDQYMGYRKKLVSYVKDTSVEVYNNIRNNKKVLFEGAQGTLLDIDYGTYPYVTSSSTIAGGVCIGAGIGPTLITGAIGVAKAYTTRVGKGPFPTELFDDTGDWIRKSGREYGVTTGRARRCGWLDLVILKTSSRVSGLTNFAITKIDTLGGLEKVKVCTGYKFNGKIIDYVPASLQDLAKCEPVYEEFDGWDKDIENAKTYDELPENAKKYLDKIQQFTNTKISIVSVGPGRDQTINLNNM; from the coding sequence ATGTCAGCATTTATTGTTTTAGGTTCCCAATGGGGTGACGAAGGAAAAGGTAAAATGACAGATTATCTTGCAAAAGATGTGGATGTAGTTGTCAGGTTTCAAGGCGGTAATAATGCAGGCCATACAGTTAAGGTAGGGGATAATGAATATAAACTTCATATTATACCATCTGGAATACTTTATAAAGATAAAGTAAATATAATAGGAAACGGGGTAGTACTTGATCCAGAGGCATTATTTCAGGAAATAGATTATTTAGAAAAAGTGGGAGTAGATATTTCTCCTGAGAATTTAATAGTGAGTGACAGGGCTCAGCTTATTATGCCTTATCATAAAGTATTAGATGGAATAAAAGAAAGATCCAGAGGTAAAAAAGATATAGGTACTACTGGAAAAGGAATTGGCCCTTGTTATACAGATAAGATGGAAAGAAGCGGTATAAGAGTTTGTGATCTTATAAATGAAGATGTATTTAAAGAGAATTTGAAAGAGAATTTGAAAATTAAGAATGATATAATAACAAAAGTTTATGGAGAAAAAACTTTAGATTTTGATTCAATCTGTGATCAGTATATGGGATATAGAAAAAAACTGGTATCTTATGTTAAGGATACATCTGTAGAGGTGTATAATAACATTAGAAATAATAAAAAGGTATTATTTGAAGGGGCTCAGGGTACTTTGCTGGATATAGATTATGGAACTTATCCCTATGTTACTTCCTCAAGTACCATTGCAGGGGGAGTATGTATAGGTGCAGGAATAGGACCTACACTTATAACAGGTGCCATAGGTGTTGCAAAAGCCTATACCACAAGAGTAGGAAAAGGACCTTTCCCAACAGAACTTTTTGATGATACAGGAGATTGGATCAGAAAAAGTGGACGTGAATATGGAGTTACTACAGGAAGAGCTAGAAGATGCGGATGGCTGGATCTTGTAATACTTAAAACCAGTAGTAGAGTCTCAGGACTTACTAATTTTGCTATTACTAAAATAGATACTCTAGGGGGACTTGAAAAGGTAAAGGTATGTACAGGATATAAATTTAATGGAAAAATTATAGATTATGTACCTGCTAGTTTGCAGGATTTAGCCAAATGTGAGCCTGTATATGAAGAATTTGATGGCTGGGATAAAGATATTGAAAATGCTAAGACATATGATGAATTGCCGGAGAATGCTAAAAAATATTTAGATAAAATACAGCAGTTTACTAATACAAAAATATCCATAGTTTCTGTAGGACCAGGAAGAGATCAAACAATAAATTTGAATAATATGTAA
- a CDS encoding DnaD domain protein, whose amino-acid sequence MSTFMFKTKESNYTPVSNIFIDKYMTKARGEFVKVYLLGLKYCKSGELGVNSQIIANTLHLLETDVLNAWNYWNEENVIKMLPIDDMGNYNIEFLDLSDCDTETEKEVNINLLEELNNHSVKDMLEDIEKSIGRPLSSKEMTMYISWLNDLNFSPEIILLLVQYCTLKGKTNIRYIEKTALSWFDAKIKDIDDAQAFIKKHEDKWTKIRKILNYLGIKDGEIMKPQEELLSKWIENYNFSIDIIYKACDICFQRINKADFKYIDGILTSWYKDNIKTTKDIRKKDMKKNVSTNHKNLKNNSNQGSFNNFKQRNYDFKDLEKKLLGWDRND is encoded by the coding sequence ATGAGTACATTTATGTTTAAAACAAAAGAAAGCAACTATACTCCTGTAAGTAATATATTCATAGATAAATATATGACTAAAGCCCGTGGAGAATTTGTAAAAGTATATCTTCTTGGATTAAAGTATTGCAAGTCAGGAGAGTTAGGAGTGAACTCTCAAATAATAGCGAATACTCTACATCTTTTGGAAACAGATGTATTAAATGCATGGAATTATTGGAATGAGGAAAATGTAATAAAAATGCTTCCAATTGATGATATGGGAAATTACAATATAGAATTTTTAGACTTATCTGATTGTGATACAGAAACTGAAAAAGAGGTCAATATAAATTTACTGGAAGAACTAAATAATCACTCTGTGAAAGATATGTTAGAAGATATAGAAAAATCCATAGGGAGACCACTATCATCAAAAGAAATGACAATGTACATAAGCTGGCTGAATGATTTAAATTTTTCTCCAGAAATAATACTCTTATTAGTGCAATATTGTACTTTAAAAGGCAAAACTAATATAAGGTACATAGAAAAAACTGCTCTATCCTGGTTTGATGCCAAAATAAAGGATATAGATGACGCCCAAGCTTTTATAAAAAAACATGAGGATAAATGGACTAAAATAAGAAAAATTTTAAATTACCTTGGCATAAAAGATGGAGAAATAATGAAACCCCAAGAAGAATTGCTTTCTAAATGGATAGAAAATTATAACTTTTCTATAGACATTATATATAAAGCTTGTGACATATGCTTTCAAAGAATAAATAAAGCAGACTTTAAATATATTGATGGCATACTTACAAGCTGGTATAAGGATAACATTAAGACTACTAAAGACATAAGAAAAAAAGACATGAAAAAAAATGTATCTACTAATCATAAAAATTTAAAAAATAACTCCAATCAAGGATCTTTTAATAATTTTAAACAAAGAAACTATGACTTTAAAGATTTAGAAAAAAAATTACTAGGATGGGATAGGAATGATTAA
- the fabK gene encoding enoyl-[acyl-carrier-protein] reductase FabK gives MINSVFSNMMGIKYPIIQGGMARIADSSLAAAVSNAGGVGIITGNAPLEWVRNEIHKAKELTDKPFGVNIMLLSETAEAVAKMVCDENVKVVTTGAGNPGKYIDMWKKYNIKVIPVVASVALSKRMERAGVDAVIAEGCEAGGHIGELTTMALVPQVVDAINIPVIAAGGIGDGRGAAAAFMLGADGIQLGTRFLVAKECTVPQAYKNKVLQSKDIDTQVTGRATGHPVRVLRNKLTRKFQLLEKQGASLEEYEELGKGALAKAVVEGDVENGSVMAGQIAGLVNKEQSCSEIIEEIFKEFQLSVEKINNMFQK, from the coding sequence ATGATTAATTCTGTGTTTTCCAATATGATGGGAATAAAATATCCAATTATCCAGGGAGGAATGGCCCGGATTGCAGATAGTTCTTTAGCAGCAGCGGTATCTAATGCAGGAGGTGTTGGAATAATTACAGGTAATGCACCTCTTGAGTGGGTAAGAAATGAGATACATAAGGCTAAGGAGCTTACAGATAAACCTTTTGGTGTGAACATAATGTTATTGTCAGAAACTGCTGAGGCTGTAGCTAAAATGGTATGTGACGAAAATGTAAAAGTTGTTACTACAGGTGCGGGGAATCCTGGAAAATACATAGATATGTGGAAAAAGTATAATATAAAAGTTATACCTGTGGTGGCATCTGTAGCATTATCTAAAAGAATGGAGAGAGCAGGAGTAGATGCTGTTATTGCAGAAGGTTGTGAGGCGGGAGGACATATAGGTGAACTCACAACTATGGCATTAGTTCCACAGGTAGTAGATGCTATAAATATTCCTGTAATTGCAGCTGGAGGCATAGGTGATGGAAGAGGGGCAGCGGCAGCCTTTATGTTGGGAGCAGATGGAATACAACTTGGAACCAGATTTTTAGTTGCAAAGGAATGTACAGTGCCACAAGCTTATAAGAACAAGGTATTACAATCAAAAGATATAGATACTCAAGTTACAGGAAGAGCTACAGGACACCCTGTTCGTGTTTTAAGAAATAAACTTACAAGAAAGTTTCAATTGCTGGAAAAACAGGGAGCATCTCTTGAAGAATATGAAGAATTGGGAAAAGGAGCTCTTGCAAAGGCTGTAGTAGAAGGTGACGTAGAAAATGGCTCTGTTATGGCGGGACAGATAGCAGGACTTGTAAATAAAGAACAAAGTTGTAGTGAGATAATAGAAGAGATATTTAAGGAATTTCAACTTAGTGTAGAAAAAATAAATAATATGTTTCAAAAATAA